Genomic segment of Methanolobus mangrovi:
TTCCGGAAATGAGTTTTCCTTCATTTGGAGATTTACCAGATTTGTCTGTTGTAGGTCAAAATAAAAGTGAGGAACCAACTTCAAATCCTGTGGGGATGTCTTTTCCTCCTTCTTTACCTTCATTCATGAATGCACCAGGTATTCCTGAAACACCTGATCCAAAAGAAGGTACTGTTAATGACATTCCTAAAACATTGTTTGCTATGGATAACTCTAAAATAAACAATGATCCTTTTCCAGATACCAGTCCAAAAATAGTTTCCTCTCCAAAAAAAAGATCTCCTCCTCCTTTATTTGATCCGTTTATTCCGGGTGGACTAGAGACTGATTTAGGAAATGATCCTGAGCCACCAGCAACAAATATGCCGGAATTTGTGGCTAACAATCCCACATCATTTCCACCATCCTTGTCATCCTCTGAAAATTTACAGGTTTCTGGGATAAATCAATTTGCCAACACTCCCAATGATTCTCCCTCACCTTTCTTTGATGGTCCAATTGCTGGAGCTAACTCAATTGAAGCTACTCCATCGGTTGGTACCAATCCTTTTGATTCCACTCCCTCGGGTGGTGCGAATCCTTTTCAAGCTCCCCATACTGCTGGTGTGAATCCCTTTGATGCTCCTCCCACTGTTGGCGCAAATCCTTTTGAAGTTCCTGCTGCTGCTGGTGTAAACCCTTTTGATGCTCCTTCTACTGTTGGCGCAAATCCTTTTGATGCTCCTTCTACTGTTGGCGCAAATCCTTTTGAAGTTCCTCCTGATGCTAGTGTTAATCCCTTTGAGGCTCCTCCTGCAGCTGGCGTGAATCCCTTTGGTGAGTCTTTCCAGAGTGCTGAAAAATCTGTAAATGGTACTTCTAACGGCAAGGTTTCAATTAAACCTCCTATTAATGTAGATTCATTCAAAAAGAATATTGAAGGGATATCTGTTGTCGCCAGAGGCTTCCTCAAAAATCTGACAAAAGGGAAGAGCCTTATTCAAAGAATGGAGGACATGATGGGAGGTACTGTATCAGAAGATTTCCTATCTGCGAATGATGCAAAGTTATCTGTATCAGAGTCACCATTTGAACATGAATCAGACCGTACTGCCGCTCCTTCTCCTGTTAATCCGTTCTCTGCATTTACGGACGATTTGAAGGAAACACCAGATGATCCTCGGGCAAATCCTTTTGATTTTGATAAGGGGCCTGAGCATGTTGAAGCTATAAGGAAAGTGACTCCTATAGAAAATCCTGTAATGGAAATGGATCAAAAATATTCCCTTGATGAAGATGTGTCGAATGATCCGCTTCAAAAAACAGTTTTCAATATTAATCCTGAAATCTCAGATATAGGTTCAGATTTTGTGGAAATCACAGCTTTTGATAAATCGATGGCTCAAGATGCTGAAAATAATGTTGATGATGCTTCACGGATGGGTTTGTCGGGGATTATCTCTGCAAAATCAAATGGAATGATTGCGGATAAGAGGTATGCTGGCATTGAAAGTGATATCGACGAGCTAAAAGGGAATCTCAAGGATATGGGCATGCAATTCACTTCTGTCTGCGGTGAGGTTGAAATCTTTTCAAATAAGGTTTCGTATCTGGACGAGACATTGTCCTCTTTTGCCAAAGCCAGTGAAGATGTTCTGGCCCAGGATCTGGTAAAATTCGCAGATATTGAAGAAAAGATGAGTTCTGTGGGTGGGAAGGTTGGTAATTTTGAATCCAATCTTGCGGTTATCCAATCTGATAATACTTCTATCAAATCAGATCTTCTCAGGCTGGAAGACAATGTTTCTGAACTTGTGAATTGTTATACTGCACTTCTCGCACAGATGCATGAGTCATTGCAAGAAAACGAATCAAATTTTTCCCGTATTGATGATGTTTCAGGTAAGCTGGATGTAATTGGTTCAAGGATCAGTTCCATGGAAAAATCTCATGAAGATACAAAATCGACTTCGATGGAATTTTCAAGATCCATATCTGCATTAATTGATAATCTTGGCATGGTTTCTTCTGAGTTCAAGGAGTTCCAGCAGGAATCCGAGCAGAAGAATGCTGCAATGCTTGAGAAGATATGTTCTGTCACCGAGTATGTGGAAGCAGAATTAAAAAAACTGGGTGCCAAAAGTTATAAGGGATTCGGGCAGAATGTCCATCTTTCCAATATTGTAAAGAATTCAGGCAACATGAAACTCTGTATGGAGTGGCTTGAGTTTTTGATGGGCCTTGTAGGCCGTAATAATCTTCCTGACATACTTTCTTATTATGAAGAACTCGGCTGGATCACTGAAAAAGTGAGAATGGAATTACTGCATTATGCTGAGGGTATTGATTTCTACATGGAGAAGCCTGACTGGAAACTTACGCCAGATGACCATGTTAAATCTATCTGGTTCATCGAAAGTCTTGCCGGTATGAAGGTGGATAAGAACAGGCTATCTGTTATCGATAGGGATATCGAGAAGGTCAAAAAAGGCTCTGAGATATACGGAATCTGAATCTATCAGTTCAGTCTCGATCTAAATAAACAGTGCTGTAAACGAATGTTTACAGCATTTGATCTACTATTTTAGCTAAAACTATTTTTTAGAAAGCTCGAATGTTGCATTTGCCAGGAATACTGTACTGATAGGTACTGTAATCAGCAGTCCAACACCCAGAAGAATTGCGCCGATCATGGTGAGAACAAGCGTAATCACATAAACGATTATACTTTCCACGGGGACTGTCTTAACAATCTCGATACTTTCTTTTATTCCATCAATGCCGCCATATCCTTTAATGACGAGCAATGGCATCGTGAACATGAACAATATTCCTACTATTGTGCTGAGTATGGATGCTATTTCTCCAAGTATTCCGGCAACGACCATGTACACAAGCATGAATGTCCAGCTTCGGATAAAGTTATCCTTTTTGAAGCCCTCAAACACATCATTTATTTCTACTATCTCTCCTCTTGCTCCTTTGACTGCCATGAATGTAAATCCATAAACAAGGGGTGCAATGGTGACTATCAATATCGAACCTACTGCGGTTATCAATAAACCAACTATAAATGTTACGAGATTATCTTTCACAACATTCCAGGAGTTCTTCAAAGCTACTTCATAATCCAATATACCACATCCTGAATATAATTACTTACAAAGAAGTGTGCATTTGGATGGTATATATACTTATCTAAATCGTAGGAATTTAGAAAAAAAAGGAAAAAAATGACGCTTAAAGCGTCATTTTAATGTGTTTAGAACCTGACGCTCAAGTCGCCAATCATCTGCTGGCTTCCGACATCAATGATTGTTACATCAAGGGTTTCGGTAGAATTGCCAATGTTTGCGGTAGCGGTTATAATACTGGCATCTGTTGAGTTTGCAAGTGTATACCCGCTAGCACTGCTAGTGTTCGCTGCGATGTAGAGACGGTCTCCTGCAGTGAAGTAGTCTTGTACTTGTCCATATGTTACTGCTGTTCCACCAACACTGAATTTGGTAGCTGATGTTGTAAGTGTAACTTCATCTCCGCCCTGATGTTCAAGCATGATGATTGAATTAGAATTGCTTGCTGTAGTTGCACTGGCTCTAATACTTGCCTGTGGTGCCTGTTCTGGTGGTCCCATGCCGAATACGAATGCTGCGATAACTGCAGCAAGGATTACAGTGATTGCGACCATCAGGATAACGCCGATGACCGGGGATACTGCATCCTCATTAAGGAATTGGTTTGCTTTGCTCATAGTTTGTTCCTCTCTTGTTCAGAAGTTTATAGTTTCTTCTGATTCTTCTTCTGGACCACTTTTTCAAGCTTTCTGGTCCACATTTTATCGTCGAGTTCGGTATATTCGCACTCGAGATAATGTTGCACTGCCATACTCAGGGCTTCTTTCGTTGACGACTCATTACATTTCTTCTTTAAAGCCGCCAGTTCATCTTCCGTAAGTACAGTTTGTGCGTGTACAATTTTAACCATTGTATCTCCTGATTGTTTGAATCATCTGATGAACCTAGCCGTTCAAACCATCATCATAATAATCATAATTAAATTTATATATAAACTTTGTTACTTATTATCAATCCGGTTTGTTACGTCAGTTAGTTTTGCTTTAGGTTATTATATATTTACACTAATATATTCTCAACATGACTTTATTTGCATGATATGTATCAATATTTTCGATAATATTTTATGTATGCGATGTATTACTCATGCAACTGGGTTTTGTCCGTCAAAATGATTCTATATATTTTTTATTAACATTAGATGATTCTGTCTCTGGCACATATACTTTTTCATTGGTGTGCGTTTATGCACACCTTTTTCACAGATTATGTCATTAGCAAAGTCAAAATAGCATCCAGTATATTATGCTACCTGGTAGCTTCTTAAAAAGCACTCAAAGAAGGAAGATCATGTCATCTAGTCGTTTTATAATCACTGTTATTGGAATTGATAAGATTGGTATTGTTGCGGGAATCACGCAGGTCATGGCACTATATAATGTCAACATTGTAGACATCAGTCAGACCATCATGGATGACCTGTTCACGATGATAATGCTGGCGCAGATAAAAGAAGAGAACTTCGATCTGGCAGGTTTCCAGCAGGCAATGTCTGAAAAGGGTTCAGAGCTTGGTGTTGAGGTAAAGGTCCAGCACGAAGATGCATTCCATTTCATGCACAGGATATGAGGTGCATTCCTATGCTGATCCATCCTGAAGAAATACTTGAAACAATTAAAATGGTGACTAGCGAGAACCTTGATATAAGGACCGTCACCATGGGTATCAACTTGCGTGGTTGCAGTCATCCTGATATAGATACTTTCAACGAGAACATCTACAACAGGATCATGTATTATGCAGAGGACCTCGTCAAGACAACCAATGATATACAGAACCTCTACGGAATTCCAATAATAAACAAAAGGATATCAGTAACTCCTATTGCAATAGTTGCGGAAAGCTGTGATGCCGCAGACTATACATCAGTTGCCCAAACACTGGACAGGGCTGCCGAGGATACAGGCGTTGATTTCATAGGTGGTTTCAGTGCCCTGGTTCAGAAAGGCATGACTCCGGGCGACCTTAAGTTAATAAACTCCATTCCTAGGGCACTTGCAAGCACTAATAAAGTATGTTCTTCAGTAAATGTGGCAACCACCAAGGCTGGTATCAATATGGATGCAGTTGCTCTGATGGGTAAAATTATCAAAGAGACTGCCGAGCTGACTAAATCTAATTCAGGAATTGGTTGCGCTAAACTTGTTGTATTCGCAAATGCCCCAGAAGATAATCCTTTTATGGCAGGCGCATTTCATGGGATAGGCGAACCTGACTGCGTTATAAATGTAGGTGTAAGCGGTCCCGGAGTTGTTAATTCTGCAGTGCGCGCACTAAATGATCCGACACTTGGGGATATATCTGAGTGTATTAAGAAAACTGCTTTCAAGATCACCCGAATGGGCGAGATGGTGGGTAAAGAAGCTGCACGCAGACTGCATGCACAATTCGGTGTGCTCGACCTGTCTCTTGCACCAACGCCTGCTATCGGTGACAGTGTTGCCGCTATCCTGGAAGCCATGGGTCTGGAGAGTTGTGGAACTCACGGCACCACAGCCGCACTTGCGCTTCTCAATGATGCAGTCAAGAAAGGTGGAGCTATGGCATCTTCTTCTGTTGGCGGACTAAGCGGTGCTTTCATTCCTGTAAGTGAGGACGAAGGCATGATAAGGGCCGTACAGAGGGGTTCCCTGTCACTGGATAAACTTGAAGCTATGACCAGTGTATGTTCTGTCGGTCTTGATATGATAGCAGTTCCGGGGGATACTCCGTCTTCAACTATCGCTGCAATAATTGCAGATGAGATGGCAATAGGGATGATCAATAAGAAGACGACTGCTGTAAGGGTGATACCTGCTCCAGGTACAAAAGTCGGAGATATGATAGAGTTCGGCGGCCTTCTTGGAACTGCTCCTGTAATGCCGGTTCACGAATTCAGTTCGGAGAAATTCATATCAAGAGGCGGTCGAATACCTGCTCCTATACAATCTCTTACAAACTGAACTCTTTATGATTCATATGGGGTGGTCGCATGATTATAACTTTGATCGGTATGCCTGGTGCAGGCAAAAGTTCTGCCGGACAGAAATTAGCATCCTTGCTGGGTTATGAATTCATCGATACTGATAAGCTTGTAATAGATGGGTCGGGAACCGGCCTTCAGGACATTGTCAATGACCTGGGGGACATGGCTCTCATAAGGGCAGAGGAACAAAGCATACTCGATCTTAAGCTGGAGGATAACTGCATCATTGCAACAGGTGGAAGTGTTGTTTATTCTGAGAAAGCGATGGAATTCCTGAAAGCAAAATCTGTTGTCGTGTATCTTGATGTTCCGTTTGGTACTATTGTTATGAGGCTGTCCAATATCGCCACAAGAGGTGTGGTGGGCCTGAAAGAAAAAGGATTACATGGTCTGTACGAGGAAAGGACTGTACTTTACAGAGCTTTTGCAGATCATATTATTGAAGTTGGCAGGAAAGACAAAGTAGTAGATGTCACAAAAAAGATAATGGAGGAGGTCCTGCCAGAATCTGACGCAGGTATTGATGTGAATGCCGGATAACTGGTAAATATCAGTAATCCTGCGTGTTCCACCACATCTTTACCCTTGTGGAACGTGCATCATAAATATAGTTTCCATTTTCCTTTCTAAGGGTTTTTTCCATGTATTGTTCAAGTATTTCCTGCTGCTTATCTGTTGTCACTGAGAAATGGTTTGAGAGGTTATTTATTACTTCACTCATAGAGTTGTATATTTCAGTGCGTCCAAGTGTGAAAGTTTCCATATTGGGATAAATTCCCATCTGGTACAGTAAGTTATAGATTATATTGCACTTTGGTGTGGGGTAGTATTCCTTTCCGTGAAGTTGCGGCCATATTTTGCGGGAATGCATGTCCCATGATGTTTCACCGGCAAACCAGTATAGGTAGATATGTCCTGAAGATACCGCCAGCATATCCTCTATTGACTTGTGAATGTCCGGCATGCCAAGGGAGAATGATGCGATTATTACATCATAAGGTCCGTCAAGGTCCTTTTCAACATCTATGTCTTCCCATCTCTTTTTGACAATGGATATATTGTTGCATTCATAATCAGCCATGTTCTCTTCAAAGACTTCTATCATGCCCGTTGAAGGTTCCACGGCAGTAATGTGGTTTACTTCTTTGGAAAGTGGGATTGCAAGTGTTCCAGGGCCTGCTCCAATGTCAAGTACTCTGGATTGTGGTGTAATGTTCAGAGTTCTGATCGTTTCTCTGGCTCTTTTCTGATTATCTTTCTGTGACATTTCCCAGAATCTTTTTGCACTCTCTTTATCCTCCCATATTGAAGCCTTCTTTTTGTTTCCGCATTGCAGGTGTTTTTCCATTTGTTCTATCCATACTTTGCTCCAATCTATATTCTGATATTCCATGATAATTTCCTTCTGTTTTTAGTGATCGATTTTTTATTAAACTGGTATTACTACTGAAACATCCATGTAGTTCTGTATTGTCACAGGTACTCCGTATACCTCATGGATTATCTGGGGTGTGATATCACTCATACTGCCTGCAGCAAAAATTGTTCCATTTTTCAGGAACAGGAACTTGTCAGAGTATCTGAAAGCAAGATTCAGGTCGTGCATTGTCATAATTGCTGATACATTCTCCTTCCTGACAACTTCCCTTATAGTGTCCAGTATCTCCA
This window contains:
- a CDS encoding DUF5371 family protein produces the protein MVKIVHAQTVLTEDELAALKKKCNESSTKEALSMAVQHYLECEYTELDDKMWTRKLEKVVQKKNQKKL
- a CDS encoding FlaD/FlaE family flagellar protein; amino-acid sequence: MSELPWENKKIAEIMSSAGDEAKLSPDASTIKKGATPPIPDILANAFADMQMEEAKIDTQEPASDVKFNQLPEMSFPSFGDLPDLSVVGQNKSEEPTSNPVGMSFPPSLPSFMNAPGIPETPDPKEGTVNDIPKTLFAMDNSKINNDPFPDTSPKIVSSPKKRSPPPLFDPFIPGGLETDLGNDPEPPATNMPEFVANNPTSFPPSLSSSENLQVSGINQFANTPNDSPSPFFDGPIAGANSIEATPSVGTNPFDSTPSGGANPFQAPHTAGVNPFDAPPTVGANPFEVPAAAGVNPFDAPSTVGANPFDAPSTVGANPFEVPPDASVNPFEAPPAAGVNPFGESFQSAEKSVNGTSNGKVSIKPPINVDSFKKNIEGISVVARGFLKNLTKGKSLIQRMEDMMGGTVSEDFLSANDAKLSVSESPFEHESDRTAAPSPVNPFSAFTDDLKETPDDPRANPFDFDKGPEHVEAIRKVTPIENPVMEMDQKYSLDEDVSNDPLQKTVFNINPEISDIGSDFVEITAFDKSMAQDAENNVDDASRMGLSGIISAKSNGMIADKRYAGIESDIDELKGNLKDMGMQFTSVCGEVEIFSNKVSYLDETLSSFAKASEDVLAQDLVKFADIEEKMSSVGGKVGNFESNLAVIQSDNTSIKSDLLRLEDNVSELVNCYTALLAQMHESLQENESNFSRIDDVSGKLDVIGSRISSMEKSHEDTKSTSMEFSRSISALIDNLGMVSSEFKEFQQESEQKNAAMLEKICSVTEYVEAELKKLGAKSYKGFGQNVHLSNIVKNSGNMKLCMEWLEFLMGLVGRNNLPDILSYYEELGWITEKVRMELLHYAEGIDFYMEKPDWKLTPDDHVKSIWFIESLAGMKVDKNRLSVIDRDIEKVKKGSEIYGI
- a CDS encoding class I SAM-dependent methyltransferase — translated: MEYQNIDWSKVWIEQMEKHLQCGNKKKASIWEDKESAKRFWEMSQKDNQKRARETIRTLNITPQSRVLDIGAGPGTLAIPLSKEVNHITAVEPSTGMIEVFEENMADYECNNISIVKKRWEDIDVEKDLDGPYDVIIASFSLGMPDIHKSIEDMLAVSSGHIYLYWFAGETSWDMHSRKIWPQLHGKEYYPTPKCNIIYNLLYQMGIYPNMETFTLGRTEIYNSMSEVINNLSNHFSVTTDKQQEILEQYMEKTLRKENGNYIYDARSTRVKMWWNTQDY
- a CDS encoding ACT domain-containing protein → MSSSRFIITVIGIDKIGIVAGITQVMALYNVNIVDISQTIMDDLFTMIMLAQIKEENFDLAGFQQAMSEKGSELGVEVKVQHEDAFHFMHRI
- a CDS encoding type IV pilin N-terminal domain-containing protein, translated to MSKANQFLNEDAVSPVIGVILMVAITVILAAVIAAFVFGMGPPEQAPQASIRASATTASNSNSIIMLEHQGGDEVTLTTSATKFSVGGTAVTYGQVQDYFTAGDRLYIAANTSSASGYTLANSTDASIITATANIGNSTETLDVTIIDVGSQQMIGDLSVRF
- a CDS encoding shikimate kinase — encoded protein: MIITLIGMPGAGKSSAGQKLASLLGYEFIDTDKLVIDGSGTGLQDIVNDLGDMALIRAEEQSILDLKLEDNCIIATGGSVVYSEKAMEFLKAKSVVVYLDVPFGTIVMRLSNIATRGVVGLKEKGLHGLYEERTVLYRAFADHIIEVGRKDKVVDVTKKIMEEVLPESDAGIDVNAG
- a CDS encoding DUF2189 domain-containing protein, giving the protein MDYEVALKNSWNVVKDNLVTFIVGLLITAVGSILIVTIAPLVYGFTFMAVKGARGEIVEINDVFEGFKKDNFIRSWTFMLVYMVVAGILGEIASILSTIVGILFMFTMPLLVIKGYGGIDGIKESIEIVKTVPVESIIVYVITLVLTMIGAILLGVGLLITVPISTVFLANATFELSKK
- a CDS encoding PFL family protein translates to MLIHPEEILETIKMVTSENLDIRTVTMGINLRGCSHPDIDTFNENIYNRIMYYAEDLVKTTNDIQNLYGIPIINKRISVTPIAIVAESCDAADYTSVAQTLDRAAEDTGVDFIGGFSALVQKGMTPGDLKLINSIPRALASTNKVCSSVNVATTKAGINMDAVALMGKIIKETAELTKSNSGIGCAKLVVFANAPEDNPFMAGAFHGIGEPDCVINVGVSGPGVVNSAVRALNDPTLGDISECIKKTAFKITRMGEMVGKEAARRLHAQFGVLDLSLAPTPAIGDSVAAILEAMGLESCGTHGTTAALALLNDAVKKGGAMASSSVGGLSGAFIPVSEDEGMIRAVQRGSLSLDKLEAMTSVCSVGLDMIAVPGDTPSSTIAAIIADEMAIGMINKKTTAVRVIPAPGTKVGDMIEFGGLLGTAPVMPVHEFSSEKFISRGGRIPAPIQSLTN